Sequence from the Bremerella volcania genome:
ACTTTCTAACAACTGGAGTGTTTTGAAGAACCGTTATCGAGCAAAACATAGAGCAGTGACAACACCGAAAGGGTTACGGCAGCACAAAGTCTCGACGCATAACAGCTTATTGGGCCGGCAAGGCTCCGGACCGGCGGAAACTTTCGGCATGGAATTGAACAAGTTCCAGGCCACGTTTGTCGTAGATCTTCTGAGCGCTATGCGGGGCTCCTGCCACGATAATTCGCTCGAAAGGAATTCTCAGCGACTCGAGAAACTTCATGTACTCCAGGTTGTTGTTGTAGTTAAACCCTTCGGTGCCGACGTGCAACATGATGCGTAATGGGGGCTCTTTGCTTTCGGCATAATTTCGTGCCAGATCCCAGGTATTGTCGCCGGGGGCGAAGACCAGGTTTTCACTCTCGCGACCGTTCTCTTCCGAGATTCGCTTCTCGGTTTCGTAACCCGATCCCCCTGGAGCAGCCGAACAGAACAGGTTGGGATGTTTGAACATAATCCGTGTTGTTCCGCGACCTCCTTGCGAGAAACCTTCGAGGCCACGCCCTTTGCGATCGGCAATGGTGCGATACGTCTTGTCGATAAATGGGATCAGTTCATAAACGAAGACATTCTCACCCATCGCGTTCTCACGGTCGGCAAGATTATAGTGGCTCACTGGACCACCGTTGACGAACACATAGATCATGTCTGGCGCTTCCGAATTGGTCATGTAGCGTTGGAAATAGTTCGCCAGCCCAATACTCTTGGCCTCACTTCCTGGTCGGCCCCCATGCAAGTAGTAGACGACCGGATAGCGACGATCCGTATCCTTTTCGTACGATGGTGGCAGGTAGATGCAGTAACCCACATCCTGCTTCATCGATGGGCTCTTAAAAACGCCATGCTGCACACCGGGTGGCAACATACGAGGTGGATTGACCCAGTTGAATGGCGGTGGTGTCTTCTTCTTGGCGTTCTGCGCCACTAAGTCCGTGATTTGCAGTGCGAGCAACAGCATTGCGATACCAAGAAGTATGATTCGACGCATTTCTTCCCTTCTTCCTAAGTTCAAGGGTATGGTGTTCAGGTTGTCTAACCCTAATTTGTAGCAAGCTGCGTTTGCAAGCGGACATTGCAATATCGTCTATTTGGGTTCGGCGGCTTCGTACCCACCAACAATCGCTTCAGGTTCATTGGGATCCAATTTCCAGAGTGGCGGCGGAATGAAGCCGGCCTGCCCGATCCCGTACGGAGGGACCGCATCCTTAGGTTGTAGTGCTCGGTGTTCGATCAACTGCCTGGCTAGTTGATTAACCTTCTTCGGCCTCTGTTCTTTTAGATTCGTCGTTTCGTTCAGATCTTGCTCGAGATGAAACAGATGAACTTGATTTGAACCACTTCTCAACTGCTTAACGCTAGTCAAATGAGGACCATTGACCACCAGCTTCCATCCCTTATCGATGATTGCCAGGTGTTCAGAAGATGCTCCTGATTGTCCGTGATACGAAAACCAAGGCCTGTCAGCAACGGTCGACTCGGGTGCCGCAAGAACTGAGGTCAGATCTATGCCATCGATGGGCTTCTCCGTGAGATCGGTACACTGTCCACCAGCAATTGCGACCAACGTCGGCAAAAGATCGATGTATCCGCAGACGACATCGGTCGATTGCCCGGCCTTGATCTTCTCTGGCCAGCGAACGCACGCTGGCACGCGAATTCCTCCTTCAAACACAGTAAGTTTTGAACCTTTCAGCGGTTTGTTTATGCCTCGCAAGTTGCCCACGCCGCCATTGTCGCTGAAGAACCAAACAATCGTATTGTCGGATTCTCCGGTGGCATCCACGGCTTGTAAGATACGCCCGATACCTTCGTCCATTCGGCCGATCATCGCCTTATAGATTTCTCGATGCTTTTCATCTCGGCCGTTCACTTCCGATAAACTGCCATAAAGTTCGACGGCGTCGTCTGGGGCCTGATACGGAGAATGGGGTGCATTGAATGGCACATAACAAAAATACGGAGCGTCTGAAGTAGCGGACTGTCTAATCCACTTCGTTGCAGCATCGGCAATCAGGTCGGTTGCGTATCCCATTTCATCGGACGAATCGTATCCGACGTGCCAATCGCGCACGCCATCCCTAGATAGGTCAAAGTAATCAATCGCACCGTTGTAATGCCCATGGAAATAAGTAAAGCCCTGTGACAGTGGATGCCATTTCGCGCGGCGATGACCTAGATGCCACTTGCCAAAGACGCCCCGATTCTCGTAGCCAAGAATCGACAACATCTCGGGAAGGGTTACTTCCGAAGTTGGCAGGCCAAAGTCTCGGTAAGGTGGAATCACGGCTCGGGCACAGCCGAATCGAATCGGATAGCGTCCGGTCATCATGCCGGCCCGCGTCGGAGAACACATCGGCGCGACGTAAAACCGGTTCAACGTAATTCCA
This genomic interval carries:
- a CDS encoding alpha/beta hydrolase, producing MRRIILLGIAMLLLALQITDLVAQNAKKKTPPPFNWVNPPRMLPPGVQHGVFKSPSMKQDVGYCIYLPPSYEKDTDRRYPVVYYLHGGRPGSEAKSIGLANYFQRYMTNSEAPDMIYVFVNGGPVSHYNLADRENAMGENVFVYELIPFIDKTYRTIADRKGRGLEGFSQGGRGTTRIMFKHPNLFCSAAPGGSGYETEKRISEENGRESENLVFAPGDNTWDLARNYAESKEPPLRIMLHVGTEGFNYNNNLEYMKFLESLRIPFERIIVAGAPHSAQKIYDKRGLELVQFHAESFRRSGALPAQ
- a CDS encoding sulfatase-like hydrolase/transferase, whose product is MLLRIGRTFVILIGLLSGNVLADELSSAGSNKSDAAPSQLPNIVVILADDLGWNSVGYHNKEFQTPHIDSLVASGITLNRFYVAPMCSPTRAGMMTGRYPIRFGCARAVIPPYRDFGLPTSEVTLPEMLSILGYENRGVFGKWHLGHRRAKWHPLSQGFTYFHGHYNGAIDYFDLSRDGVRDWHVGYDSSDEMGYATDLIADAATKWIRQSATSDAPYFCYVPFNAPHSPYQAPDDAVELYGSLSEVNGRDEKHREIYKAMIGRMDEGIGRILQAVDATGESDNTIVWFFSDNGGVGNLRGINKPLKGSKLTVFEGGIRVPACVRWPEKIKAGQSTDVVCGYIDLLPTLVAIAGGQCTDLTEKPIDGIDLTSVLAAPESTVADRPWFSYHGQSGASSEHLAIIDKGWKLVVNGPHLTSVKQLRSGSNQVHLFHLEQDLNETTNLKEQRPKKVNQLARQLIEHRALQPKDAVPPYGIGQAGFIPPPLWKLDPNEPEAIVGGYEAAEPK